A genomic stretch from Thermosinus carboxydivorans Nor1 includes:
- a CDS encoding DMT family transporter: MYALDLSGNMLALLLALISGVLMAIQGSLNAALSKVIGLLEATFIVHVTGTIILLALLFLFRLGKGNLAALPEAPWYAYLGGLVGVFIIYLVAASIPSVGVCNATTAIIVGQVLTAVVIDYFGGFGLNRTPCSWLQLVGVVFLALGAKLLIR, encoded by the coding sequence GTGTATGCATTGGATCTTTCCGGCAACATGCTGGCGCTGTTGTTAGCCTTAATCTCCGGAGTGCTGATGGCCATACAGGGTTCATTAAATGCTGCCTTAAGCAAAGTAATCGGGCTTTTGGAAGCAACTTTTATAGTTCACGTCACCGGTACAATTATTTTGCTGGCGTTATTATTTTTGTTTCGTCTTGGGAAGGGAAATCTCGCCGCTTTGCCGGAGGCACCGTGGTATGCCTATTTGGGGGGGCTTGTCGGCGTTTTCATCATCTATCTTGTAGCAGCCAGTATACCTAGTGTCGGCGTATGCAATGCCACTACGGCCATTATTGTTGGGCAGGTGTTGACGGCGGTAGTTATTGATTATTTTGGGGGGTTTGGCCTTAACCGCACTCCTTGCAGTTGGCTACAATTAGTAGGGGTTGTTTTTTTGGCCTTGGGCGCCAAACTGTTGATAAGGTAA
- a CDS encoding acyl-CoA dehydrogenase, producing MDFHFTPDQLALKKMVQELVAKEITPYALEMDKTGEIRPELLKKLDEAGMLNLTVPEEYDGPGLDAVSIALIYEELGKGCAGVATTVAANALASYPVLTSGTDEQKQKFFSVINSGKMAAFALTEPGAGSDAGAVATSAVKDGDYYVLNGTKCFITNGGIADIYVVFANARKSAGIRGLTAFIVERDTPGFSVGKDEDKMGIRASNTCELILDNVRIPAANRIGREGEGFKIAMKTLDAARPFVGAVSVGLAQAAFELAVKYSREREQFGKPIASFQLVQAMIADMAMQIEAARLLVYKACWMKDQGLPYAKEAAMAKCFAADTAMKVTTDVVQVLGGYGYTKDYPAEKYMRDAKIMQIYEGTNQIQRLVIANNILY from the coding sequence ATGGATTTTCACTTTACTCCCGACCAATTAGCTTTAAAAAAAATGGTCCAAGAACTTGTTGCCAAAGAAATTACGCCCTATGCCTTGGAAATGGATAAGACTGGGGAAATCAGGCCGGAACTGCTGAAAAAGCTGGATGAGGCGGGGATGCTGAATCTTACGGTGCCTGAAGAGTATGATGGTCCCGGTTTAGATGCCGTATCAATTGCTCTCATCTACGAAGAACTAGGCAAAGGATGTGCCGGAGTAGCAACAACGGTCGCTGCCAATGCGCTGGCTTCTTATCCAGTTTTGACTTCAGGTACTGACGAACAAAAACAAAAGTTTTTTTCCGTTATTAACAGCGGTAAAATGGCGGCCTTTGCCCTGACTGAGCCGGGCGCCGGTTCGGATGCGGGGGCGGTCGCTACCTCGGCTGTTAAGGATGGAGACTATTATGTGCTGAATGGGACAAAATGCTTTATCACCAATGGTGGTATTGCTGATATATACGTAGTCTTTGCCAATGCCCGCAAGTCAGCTGGTATTCGTGGTTTGACCGCTTTTATTGTAGAACGGGACACACCGGGTTTTTCCGTGGGCAAAGATGAGGACAAAATGGGGATCCGGGCGTCTAACACCTGTGAACTGATTCTCGATAATGTGCGTATTCCCGCGGCCAACCGTATCGGCCGCGAAGGTGAAGGGTTCAAGATTGCGATGAAGACGCTTGATGCTGCTCGGCCTTTTGTCGGCGCAGTTTCGGTAGGGCTTGCCCAAGCCGCTTTTGAGCTCGCAGTTAAGTATTCCCGCGAGCGGGAACAATTTGGCAAACCTATTGCTTCTTTCCAGTTAGTCCAGGCAATGATTGCCGATATGGCGATGCAAATTGAAGCTGCCCGTTTGCTCGTCTACAAAGCCTGTTGGATGAAAGACCAAGGTCTTCCTTATGCCAAAGAAGCGGCCATGGCAAAATGCTTCGCCGCCGATACGGCCATGAAGGTAACAACCGATGTCGTTCAGGTACTGGGTGGCTACGGCTATACGAAAGATTATCCTGCTGAGAAATATATGCGTGACGCCAAGATTATGCAAATTTATGAAGGGACTAACCAAATTCAGCGGCTGGTTATAGCTAATAACATTTTATATTAA
- a CDS encoding GRAM domain-containing protein codes for MYSFPLEENERILKKDLANMSYDGNNLHGALYLTTDRIVFVGYLLNITQKYFEEIPLAHIETIKPEKTFFFIPNAFAITTIKDRRLKFIVNKRDEWIDAIQKRINSL; via the coding sequence ATGTACAGTTTTCCTTTAGAAGAAAACGAAAGAATTCTTAAGAAAGACTTGGCGAATATGTCCTATGACGGCAACAATCTGCACGGGGCTCTCTATCTCACTACCGACCGTATCGTCTTTGTCGGGTATTTGCTGAATATTACCCAGAAATATTTTGAGGAAATTCCTCTTGCTCACATCGAGACGATTAAGCCCGAAAAGACCTTCTTTTTTATCCCCAATGCTTTTGCTATTACAACTATTAAAGACCGCCGTTTGAAGTTCATTGTCAATAAGCGGGATGAATGGATTGATGCAATCCAAAAGAGGATAAATAGCCTGTAA